In the genome of Nocardioides marmoribigeumensis, one region contains:
- the disA gene encoding DNA integrity scanning diadenylate cyclase DisA, whose protein sequence is MAPADRPADTERLRATLASVAPGTSLRDGLERILRGRTGALIVLGTDRTVDSISSGGFTLDVPFSSTGLRELAKMDGAIIVDRDITRIMRAAVHLMPDQSIHSVETGTRHQTADRVAKMTGLPVVSVSQSMHIIALYVGEIRYVLEDTGSILSRANQALATLERYKMRLDEVSTTLSALEIEDLVTVRDVAAVAQRLEMVTRIASEIEDYVLELGTDGRLLSLQLDELVTGVDADRQLVVRDYLPTGKRAPTTDDALAALEALSPAELVDINAVARSLGLGTNELLDNPVSPRGYRLLARVPRLPGTVVERLVDHFGGLQKLLAASIDDLQTVEGVGELRARSVREGLSRLAESSILERYV, encoded by the coding sequence GTGGCCCCCGCCGACCGCCCCGCCGACACCGAGCGGCTGCGCGCGACCCTGGCCAGCGTCGCGCCCGGCACCTCCCTGCGCGACGGGCTCGAGCGCATCCTGCGCGGACGCACCGGCGCGCTCATCGTGCTCGGCACCGACCGCACGGTCGACTCGATCTCGTCGGGCGGCTTCACCCTCGACGTGCCGTTCTCCTCCACCGGCCTGCGCGAGCTGGCCAAGATGGACGGCGCGATCATCGTCGACCGCGACATCACCCGCATCATGCGGGCCGCGGTGCACCTGATGCCCGACCAGTCGATCCACTCGGTCGAGACCGGCACCCGGCACCAGACCGCCGACCGCGTGGCCAAGATGACCGGGCTCCCCGTGGTCTCGGTGTCGCAGTCGATGCACATCATCGCGCTCTACGTCGGCGAGATCCGCTACGTCCTGGAGGACACCGGGTCGATCCTGTCCCGCGCCAACCAGGCCTTGGCCACCCTCGAGCGCTACAAGATGCGGCTCGACGAGGTGTCCACCACGCTCTCGGCCCTCGAGATCGAGGACCTGGTGACGGTGCGCGACGTCGCCGCCGTGGCCCAGCGCCTGGAGATGGTGACCCGGATCGCCAGCGAGATCGAGGACTACGTCCTCGAGCTCGGCACCGACGGCCGGCTGCTCTCCCTGCAGCTCGACGAGCTGGTCACCGGCGTCGACGCCGACCGGCAGCTCGTGGTGCGCGACTACCTCCCCACCGGCAAGCGGGCCCCCACCACCGACGACGCCCTGGCCGCGCTCGAGGCGCTCAGCCCCGCCGAGCTGGTGGACATCAACGCCGTCGCCCGCTCCCTCGGCTTGGGCACCAACGAGCTGCTCGACAACCCGGTGTCACCTCGGGGCTACCGCCTCCTGGCCCGGGTCCCCCGTCTCCCCGGCACGGTCGTCGAGCGCCTGGTCGACCACTTCGGTGGGCTGCAGAAGCTCCTCGCGGCCAGCATCGACGACCTCCAGACCGTCGAAGGGGTCGGCGAGCTCCGGGCGCGCAGCGTGCGCGAGGGCCTGTCCCGGCTGGCCGAGTCGAGCATCCTCGAGCGCTACGTCTGA